AGATATTGACAAAATTGGTGCTTTGGCTGAAGATAATGCCTTGGGTATGCATGCTTTAAATTTAACAGCTACAAAGAGCCCATTCACTTATTTTACAGACAAAACACAATTAATTTTATCTTTAATACAAGATATGCGCCATCAAGGTATATTAGCCTATGCAACAATTGATGCAGGACCAAACGTTAAAATTATCACAACAGCGCAAGAAGCACCCAAAATTGCGACCATACTAAATCATGCCATACCATCTCTGAAACTTGAAATTGCTCAAAGCGGGCCTGGAATTTCTTATGACTAAAATATTAATCCCTGGTAAACTCTTTTTGGCTGGTGAATATGCAATTACTAATCCTGGTAATACCGCACTAATTGTTGCCATTACTACAGGATTAACAATAGAAATTACTTCAGCACGGGATGTTTCCACTGCTACTTCTAATATCATTACAGATGATCTAACATTCAATATCAACCATGAAACGCCAGAGCAAACTGATGACTGGCGTTTTGTTCGCGCAGCTGTGAATCTGATGACTCACTATGTTCATATGAAAAAATTAAGCCCCAAATTACAAGAAGTAAATATTGATATCAAAAGTAATATGAATCATCATACAGGTAAAATTGGTCTTGGTTCATCTGCGGCCGTGGTTGTAGGCATCGTATCGGCTTTTAATAATCATTTCAAATTCAACCTAACGTTACTGACTCAATTTAAAATTGCTGCGCTCGCACACTTGCACGTGCAAAAAAATGGTTCATTAGGTGATGTTGCAGCAATAACATACGGCGGTGTTATTTCATACCAGAGCCCCGATTTATCTCAATATCAAACAGCAGATAAAAATTGGCTTCAGCCTGAAATTGTTGATGTCCCTTGGAAAAAACTAAACATCGTTCCCCTCAGTTGGCCGCAGGATTGGCAAATCCTCCTAGGTGCCACACATGAAAGCGCCGATACACGTAAGGCACTCTCCTCAAGAACATTGCCAACTTCTTTTTTCAAAGAAAGTCAATATATCGCTGATGTCGTCGTTCAATCGATTATTAAAAATGACTACAAGCAATTTTCAAAAGGTTTAAAATTAAATCAAACCATCTTACAGCACACATTATCCCAGAAATACGTTACACCAAAACTAGCAATTCTACTGCAGACACTTGGCGATACCGCAGGAAAAATCAGTGGTGCTGGATTTGGTGATAATGGGTTTGCGATTGTTAATGGACCTACAGATTTACCAGAAAAGTGGCTTGCAGCTGAAATTGAGCCACATTACGTCCAAATTGCCCCACAGAATCGAGGTTAAAATGACTGAATCTGCTCAATCTCATCGTAAAGATGAACATCTATCACTTGGTGTCAAACTCTGGCGTCAAAATGCAATGCCTGTCATTGGTGCAACTTATGATGATGTACGTTGGTTACCCAACACTTTTCCCGAAATGAGTGTGTCAGAAGTTGATGCTTCAACCAAATTATTTGATCATCACTTTAAATGGCCATTCTATATTGAAGCCATGACTGGCGGATCAGCTTTAACTGGTCGCATCAATATGGAACTTGCTGAGGTAGCTGCTGAGTCAAATATTGCTATGGCAGTTGGCTCACAATCAATTGCACTAAAAGAACCTGAAACACGTGAATCATTCACAATTGTTCGTAAGAAAAATCCCGATGGCTTTCTATTTGCCAATTTAGGCGCCGATCATCCTATTTCAAATGTGCGTACTGCCATTGATATGATTGACGCTAATGCTATTGAACTTCATGTTAATGCTGCCCAAGAACTTGTCATGGCTGAAGGGGATCGCAAATTTTATTGGCTAGACAATCTTGCTGAAATCATTGCAAAGTCACCTGTTCCGGTGATAATTAAGGAAGTTGGCTTTGGCATGAGTCAGTCAACTTTCAAACAAATTGCTAATTTAAATCCAGCTGCTATCAACGTTGGCGGAGCAAACGGAACAAATTTTTCTATTATTGAACAAAGGCGTAATCGACTTTCTGAAGCTGTCGATTTAGATAATTACGGATTATCAACCGTCGAAAGTTTGCTGGAAGCAAAAATGGCTAACAACCATTTACCCCTAATTGCAACGGGAGGCATTCAAAGTGTGAATCATGTTATAACTAGTCTCATGCTGGGCGCATCTTTAACTTCTAGTGCTGGTTTCATGCTCACAACCCTAATGGAAAAAGGTCAAAAATCATTACTCGAAGAAATTAATGCATGGCAAGTAGCGTTACCACGTCTCTTTACTTTACTTGGTGCCCAAAATATAGCTGAGTTGCAACATAAACCATTAATATACAGCCCTAGCCTACAAAGCTTTATTGCACAACAAAAAGCATCTCAATGAGATGCTTTTTCATTTAATTATTTTATTAAATCAACTTTGTCAAAGTCAACAATAGCAATTACCGGCAAATTTCTGAAGAAGTTATTATAATCCATACCATAACCAACCAAAAATTCGTCTGGTACATCTAAACCAAAATAATCAACTTCAAAATCAACTACTCTAGCCTCTTTCTTATCAGCCAACGCCACTGTGGTGACACTTGAGGCGCCCTTTAATTCAAAATAATTGTGCAACCATTGCATTGTTCTTCCTGAATCAATAATCTCATCAACAATAACAACATCTCGATTAGTTAAATCCATGCTAACATCATGAACCACTTTGACTTGGCCAGTTGATGCTGCGCCTGAATAGCTTTTAACGTCTACAAAATCAAAATCAACATCTAAAGGCATCTTACGTAATAAATCAGTAGCGAAAATGACCCCACCTTTCAGTACAGCAATAAAAATTGGACGTTCTTTATTATTTTCGAATTTTGATGTTAATTCATTAGCCACACGCTGAACTTGAGCCTGAATATCTGTTTCTGTTGCCAACACCCCTTTAATAGCAGGATGTGTAATCAAAGGTCTCATGCTAAACCTACCCTCTTAAAAATTTCATCAACATGACGTAGATGATAATGATAATCAAATGCATCGTCAATTTGTTCTTTGGTCAAATTGGATTGAATAGTTGGGTCTGCATCAACCAATTCTCGGAACATCATTTGTTCATCCCATGAACGAGCCGTCAGTGGTTGCACAGTGTCATATGCTTGCTCACGTGATAATCCAGCATCGATTAGGCTTAATAATAGGCGTTGTGAATAAATCAAGCCATAAGTACGATCCATATTCTTTTTCATTGTGTCTGGGAAAACACCCAAATTATTTAGAATACTCGTATGACGATTCAACATGTAATCAAGCAAAGCAGTTGCGTCAGCTAATATAATACGTTCTGCTGATGAATGTGAAATATCACGTTCATGCCACAAGGTCACGTTCTCCAAAGCTGTTACCGCATAGCCACGTAATACGCGGGCAAGGCCAGTAATGTTCTCATCACCAATAGGATTACGCTTATGAGGCATTGCAGAAGATCCCTTTTGCCCCTTAGCAAATCCTTCTTCAACTTCATGTATTTCAGAACGTTGTAGTGATCGGATTTCAGTAGCTAGTTCCTCCATCTGTGTACCTATTAAAGCAATGGTCTGGATATAATCAGCATGTAAATCACGAGGTAACACTTGTGACCCAATTGGCTGCGGTGTCAGCCCAAGCTCTTTCATAGCAACTTCTTCAACACGCGGTGGCACGTTAGCAAAGGTTCCGACTGCTCCTGAGAGCTTACCTGTTTCAACTTCAGCGGCAACACGATCAAAACGTTCAATAGCACGTGTTGCAGAAGCATAGAAGCGTGCCATTTTCAAACCAAATGTTGTTGGTTCAGCATGAACGCCATGTGTCCGTCCCATCATAACAGTATCTTTATATTGCAGAGCCAATTTTTTAATTGCTTCACGCCAATTTTGTAAGTCTTGTTTGATAATATCATTTGCCTGACGTAGACGTAATGCTTGAGCTGTATCAACCACATCAGTTGACGTTAAACCATAGTGAATCCACTTACGTTCGTCGCCAAGTGACTCAGAAACATTACGCGTAAATGCAACCACATCATGTCGTGTTGATAATTCGATTTCTGCAATACGATCAACGTCAAATCTAGCGTTTGCACGTATCTTCTCTAAATCTTTAGTTGGAATGTGTCCTTCAGCGACCCAACCAGCATCAACAGCAATTTCAACATCAAGCCATGTCTGATATTGATTTTTTAGCGACCAAATGTCGCGGAGTTGTTCTCGTGAATATCGTTCAAGCATTATTTTTGTCCTTTGTGAAATAAAGTGAAGCAGCGAGTAATAAGCCACCAAACGTGTTACCTAAAAATGCTGGTACAAGATTATGCAACATTTGTACCAATGTAATCGTACCATTAAAATAAGCAGCTGGCAGTAAGAAAAAATTAGCAATTACATGATTGAATCCAATCAACACAAAAATCATGACTGGAAACCACATACCTACTATTTTCCCAATAGCATCCTTGGCGACCATACCTAAGTATACACCCATCGCCACCAACCAATTCGCACCGATTGCCGAAAAGAAAATCATCGGCATACTTGGGGTTACTTTAGCCATTGCCATTGCTGCAACTTGTTTGCCATAAATATCCACCTTGGTCAGCCCTAAATAGTGTCCAAAAATATAGGCTAATAAAATCGCACCAAGTCCATTGAGCAAAGTTATCAGTGTTACTTCAAAAAAATAACGCAACCAACCCAAATTATGATTTAAAGCGCCGTAACCAAGAATAAACATATTTCCAGTAGCTAGTTCTTGTCCAGTGAACACAATCATAATTAGTCCGACCGGAAATAAGGACGCACCGACCAAAGAGACAATAGGAGATTGGAGAGCAGTTAGTGGTGCCATAGCACGTATTGCTGCTAAAAATCCCAAAGAAATAGCAACGCCACCCAGTATCCCAAGCGTCACTTTTTTCCTGAGAGGATAGCCAACTTTTCGTCGGACAGTATCAACTAGCAATACTTGCATTTCATCGTGTGTGTGCATATTCATCTCCAGAATAACTTGATTTAATTTTCTCTACTCAATTATTTTACCAGTTATTTTACTAGTTGCGTTCGTAATTAAATTAGTATTTTCTCACAAAAATAAAAAAAGTTCGGTTTATCCGAACGAAACAGTGTTTTTTATAATTTTAAGCGAACGTTTGGATTGTAAGCGTTCACAGGCCTAAATAAAACTTTGAAAATAAGGCAGCGAAAATTGCGCCGACAAATGGCGCTATGCCAGGCACAAGAATACCGTATTGAAAATCACTGGAAGCTCGTCTTTTCCAGGGAATAATTGTATATGCAATACGTGGCCCCATATCTCGAGCCAGGTTCATTGCAAATCCAGTGGTACCACCTAAGCCCATACCAACAGCCCAAACTAAGAAAGCCACAGCTAGCGGAACCATACCAGGAGCATCCCCCGCTTTTGCAGAAATAGCTAATATACCTGTCAAAAATACGAATGTCGCAAACATTTCAACAAAAAAATTACGTGGTAAGTTACGAATTGCTGGCGCTGTTGAAAAGATATTACGAACGATTACTGGATCAATATCTTTTTCAGATAACTTAAATTGATCAGCATACATAATGTAGACAATAATTGAGCCGAAAACACCGCCCAATACTTCTACAAAACTAACAATTAAGAAATACTCAAACTGGATATTCCCTAAAATAAGTTGGGCCATCGCCATCGCAGGATTAATATAAACTTCCCCAAAGATAAACAAAACAATTGCTATTCCAAATCCCCAAGTTGTAATCGAAAACAGATGACCTGAACCGTGGTATTTTGTACGATTCAACACTTCATCAGCGTGAACGCCAACTCCGAAAACAATCATGAGCGCAGTGCCCATGAATTCAGCCAACAATTGATGTATCATTTTTAATCTCCTAAGGGGTTGAAAATTTTCATGTGAAGTTTTAAATTACAGTCACCTAACTATATTAAGGCTTCAGGACCAGACTGTAAAGGTTTTTTATGACTTTGTCAACAAACCGTCATATTTCTAGATATTCCGTCAAATCGTAGCTTTTAATAGTTTAATAAAATGCTATAATTACCTTTGATAATTAAAATAAAGAGGACTATAAAATGAAAGCACAAGTTGTCTATGCAACACTTACTGGAAACAATGAAGATGTAGCAGATATTATTATTGAAGCGCTTGAAAATGCTGATGTTACGGTGAAAAAATCTGAAATTAGTCAAACCGAGGTTGATGAATTAGAAGATGTCGATATTGCCGTGGTTGTTCCCTATACATACGATCAGGGCTCACTACCAGATGAAGGATTAGACTTTTATGATGATCTAGCTGATGCAAATCTCGAGGGTGTTGTATACGGTGTTGCGGGATCAGGAGATACCTACTATTTAGATGATTATTGCTTAGCGGTACCAAAATTCGAAAAACAATTTTCGCTTACCAACGCAACTAAAGGTGCAGCAGGTGTCAAAATTAACTTAAACCCACAAGCAAACGATATCCCGACACTACAAAAATTTGCACAAGATTTAATTGCTACAGCTAAAAATAGCAAATAAAAAGAAGGCGTTTAAGCCTTCTTTTTAAATATAACTAATTTACTTAACGCAAAGTTAGAAATGATTACAAAAATATTTTGTATGACATTCCAGATTTGAGCATCTTGCTTTAACAAGTTAACTCCAAAATAAAAAATAACAAAGCCAATTACGGCAGTAGCAATTCTTGCTACCAAAAACTGAAATATCTCATTGATTACCGTATTAAAGTCGTGGGCTGTCGAGTGAAACACCCAAGTTCGGTTTGTAAGATAAGCAAAAAAGATAGACCAAAACCAAGCAAAAAGATAAGATACAGAAGAATTCATATGCCATACTTGAAAGGCTAACCAAAAGGCAATGATGTTAACCAACATTGTTAAGCCGCCAAATACGATATACAAAATAGCTTCTTGGTACTGAGTCAGCAATAACTTTATTTTTTCCATGAATTTCTCCTAAAAATAAAATAGCCCCCAATTAGGCACTATTTCATTTTTCCTTTAAATCATCTGCAAATTCAATTATTGGATTGAATGTTTTACCAGCCTCAAATCCCTTTTTAAAGATATCAAGCTTTTCTTGCTTTCGTTCTGTATTAGAAAACTTAATCTGGAAATATTCAGCCCACATACGTAGTAATGCACGATTACGACGATAGAAATCACGTTTTTTTGCATAATATCTTTTATTTCGGTAAGAATAAAAGTAACGTGGTGTTCGGTTTTCATTATCATTAAGTAGACTACTACCCACATTTTCTGCCATCTTGTGGGTCACTTTTGCGCTTGGAACAAAATATCCAGGTGCAACACGACCAGCGCGTTCAGTATATTCAATATCATCGCCCCAAATAAAGAATTCCGTGATAGGCAACCCAATCTTTTTAACTACTTCACGTTTCATTAATAATGAAACGAACGTTGCATTTTGTAGTTGCACAGGTTCCACTTGATCTTCTGGAATTACTTTCAAACGATTCATTGGTGCTGGTTGATTCATTAGCGCACGATGCCCATCAGTCCAACGAACATCACTAGACAAAAAGCCGAATTGATCTTGTTTATCAGCAAACTTCAATAACTCAGTTAACGTATCTGGATGCACAACAGTATCGTCATCCATCAACCAAACAAAATCATCGGTTGTATGCTCCATAAAGTAGCGTACACCTTTATTAAAACCACCGGCACCACCAATATTTTCTGGCAAACGTACATATTCAATTTGGTTGCCAAGTGACGTTAGATACTCTTGCGTATCTGACTTACTATTATTATCAACCACAATAATGTGTGAAAGTTTGGTATCTTGCGTCTGCAAACTTTCAATTACTTCTTTTAGAAGAGCAAGACGGTTAAATGTGACAATCACTGCACTGACATTCTGAGACATATTGTTTTCCTTAATTCAAAAATATTGTTAAATTTACAACTAATGTTAGTATAAACAAAAAAACCACAGTCGTATAGAAAAAAATTTTTTAGACATATTCCATTTTACATGAATCGTCACAAAATCTAATAAGAATTCAATGAGTTTTATTGCAGCAATCAAACCAAAAACAGAAACAAATATATTTTCCGCTCGACCATAACTAAAGTACACACCACTGATTTTAGCAGCAATTATGGTAACAATGCTCCCTAGCACAATCCAAATAGCTCGCATTTTAGTGGATTTAACAATAATACTATCGTTAATAACGAGCAACCCTGTTCCAAGTAATGCAGCGTTTAAACTGAACGGTAAATCAATTATTTCACCTATATATTGAGGCGCAATCATCAAAACTATTGCAGAAGCGATGAGTAAGCGTTTATTGGCAATTTTTTGACGCATATAATGAGCAAATTTCATCGCAATGGGTGTCATCATTAAAAACCAACCGATTGGGTATTTCGTCCAGACTTCCCCTAATGGCGTATTCAAATTTCCCTCGTTACCAAGTGCACCAGCAGAGATAGCATCCCACCAGTTTCCCATAGCAAATTGAAATGGTGTGTGCACAGGAATCACCTGTAATGTGATAAAAAATCCAATTACTGCTAATATGGTTGAAACCAGCAAATAACAATCAAAGATGTCACCTGGCTTACGATCTTCCAATAATGCCAAACGCGCAATACCAACCAGTAGTAAAGGCCAAGAAAAGTAGCTCACCAGCTTACCTAATCCATGAAAAGCATGTAAATCACCTGCAACTTTTGTTAAATACACAACGCCAATTAAAGCAATGATAACCGTTAAGAAGGCGTTTAAATATTTTTTTGTCATATTATTTCACCTTCTGGAAAAATTTTGTTTTTAGTAGATAGTTTTTACCTGTCGTAATATCATATTGAACGAGTTTAAAATCCTTCACAAGCTTTTGTTGTTCTGTCGTCAAAGATTTTTCATCAATATTTTTTCCGTTTTTATCAATAAATGACAGTTTACCATTCTCATCACGTTTATAGTTGTTAATTGTTGGGACTTTTTCAAGTAATTCGGTCTTCAATGCCCAGTACGGATCGACTTTCATATTGTTCATTTTAAGAACCATTGCAGTGAAATCGGATGGGTCTGCATAGTTTTCTGAAACATCAACTGTACCATTGGCTTTCTTGGCTGCATCATTTTGCCAAATAAAATAGGGGGTTGAATGCGCCGATAAAGCATCTGTAGATGTGTTCACGAAGCTAAATATTCCTGGCCAATGATCCCCATACCAGACCAGTGTAACTGGCCGCTTTAACTTGTTTAATTTATCAAGAAATGCTTGTGTAGCATTATCCGTGTAATGAAGTCCTTGCAAATAAGATTCTATCGTATCCAAATCAGCATTTGAATCAGTGGGCTCAATAACATTGTAATCACGTCCGGTGAATGTCCAAGGTGTATGATTTTGCATTGTTAATAATTGAATGAATTGGCTGTCATTACCACTACTAATTTTAGAAAGCACATTTTTATATGCTGAAGTGTCGCTAGCATGATTGCCGCCACCAACTGAAGCTGTATATTTGACTGGTATGTCACTGTCAGTTGTATAGAAGTAATTAATACCCATATTTTTGTACACAGCACGTCGATTGTAAAATGAACCCACATATGGATGGACGACAATTTTTTTATCAAATTGTCCAGTGACCGTTGATTTCTCATTAATGCTACTTGTTAATTGTGAATACGGCATCGTAATTGTTGGCTTATAAGCTGTAATATTAAATCCCGTCAAGGTCGAATATTCAATTCCAGCAGTACCACCGCCATAACCTGAGGAAACCATATGACCGGAACTTGTAGTATTCATAATATTATTGAGTTTTTTTAAGGGATTATCACTAATTGTCAATCCCGGTACATAACTTGGTTTTGTCAGAGATTCACTGAGCGTATAAATGACTGTTTGGTTTTTAAAGTTCGTATTTTTTCGTGTTGCATTGATACTTTTTGCTTCGCCTTGGTATTTCTTTACAAGTTTCTTCATTGTGTCCTGGCTATAACTCTTCGGTTCTACCATGGCATCTGTTGTTCGCGAATTTAGCAATGCAATGATCCCGCCATTAGAGACAGCATCGTAAAGTGAATCCCACACTTTAGGGTCATCCCCGAGCTTAATAAAGGTTTCTTTGTTTTGATCAGAGTTTATTTGGAAAAAAGGCACCAACGCCAAAATAGAAATAATCATTAATACTGCACGCAAGCGAATTGATCTAAAGACGATCCATTTACTGCGACGATAAATAATGAAAAGTAACACCGCCATAACAATTAGAACTACCACAAAAGCTATCACTAATTTGATATCTAACATCCCTATCAAATTACCAAGAGCCGTCACTTCTTGTAGGCTTGCCTCGGTTATCGCTTCTTGTCTGACGTTAATCAATTGGTATTCAGCAACCGTTACAATGGCTGTTAAGACAGCCATCACGATAATTGTTACCGGTATTCGGTTACTGATAAGAGTAATAAGCCACATCAATATCATTAGAATCACGACATTTATACCGGCCGACGTCGTCTGATTAATGACAAATTGTATGCCATTTGTCCAAGCACTACGTCCCCAATCACCGGTGCCATAGGTCGGATCTGTCAGCATAACGCCAATCTGAATAATGTAAAGTGATACTATGGATAACCACAGGAACAAAAAATTAAGTCGTAAAAATTTAAATATTTTATACTTTATCTTCATTTTATTTTCCATTCTAAAAAAGGAACAGTGCTATGCACTCTCCCCCAATTAATATAAATTCTATTATACCGTAAAACAAACAAATTTTGTGATACTAAGTTAAACGATCTGCTCTTTGGGGTCTTTTATGAAAACTAAGTAATGTAACCAAGGTTATCGCAGATACTAAGTTTAACACAATTAACCAATTTGGTACCTGTTGTGTGATTTTTATTTTAGAATTAGCAGCTAATACATTTTGTAATTTTAAGGCAATTTTGCCATGTTTAATAAAGGTCTTTTGTTCCTTACCATCAATAGTTGTATTTAAACGTAAGCCTTTGTAAGACACTATAGGTAACTCAATAATTGAATTTGATGGAATCGTTTTTTGAACATTCATATTAATCGATTTTAAAGTAGGCTCATAATTACTTGTATTGTATGTTTGACCATGTCCATCTATAATTTGATGCTTTGTCAGTAAGATACCAGATTTATCTGCCCCAATGAAAGTACTTTTATCGTTAGGATTTGACAAAGCAGATTTTGGAATGTAGTCCGTGTAGTTCTTCAAGTACCAAAATCTCTCGTTGTTGCTTATTTGATTGCTAAAGGTCATATCTGATGAGTACCCATAGCCATCATGTGTACCATCATAAAAAGTAGTATATTCTCTTAATTGTTGTGCCGTCCATAATTGTGAGTTACTATTTGGAAACCAATTATTTTTCATCACACCAGCCATGATAATGACTGAAAGCAA
The Leuconostoc suionicum genome window above contains:
- a CDS encoding mevalonate kinase family protein, whose product is MTKILIPGKLFLAGEYAITNPGNTALIVAITTGLTIEITSARDVSTATSNIITDDLTFNINHETPEQTDDWRFVRAAVNLMTHYVHMKKLSPKLQEVNIDIKSNMNHHTGKIGLGSSAAVVVGIVSAFNNHFKFNLTLLTQFKIAALAHLHVQKNGSLGDVAAITYGGVISYQSPDLSQYQTADKNWLQPEIVDVPWKKLNIVPLSWPQDWQILLGATHESADTRKALSSRTLPTSFFKESQYIADVVVQSIIKNDYKQFSKGLKLNQTILQHTLSQKYVTPKLAILLQTLGDTAGKISGAGFGDNGFAIVNGPTDLPEKWLAAEIEPHYVQIAPQNRG
- a CDS encoding LTA synthase family protein produces the protein MKIKYKIFKFLRLNFLFLWLSIVSLYIIQIGVMLTDPTYGTGDWGRSAWTNGIQFVINQTTSAGINVVILMILMWLITLISNRIPVTIIVMAVLTAIVTVAEYQLINVRQEAITEASLQEVTALGNLIGMLDIKLVIAFVVVLIVMAVLLFIIYRRSKWIVFRSIRLRAVLMIISILALVPFFQINSDQNKETFIKLGDDPKVWDSLYDAVSNGGIIALLNSRTTDAMVEPKSYSQDTMKKLVKKYQGEAKSINATRKNTNFKNQTVIYTLSESLTKPSYVPGLTISDNPLKKLNNIMNTTSSGHMVSSGYGGGTAGIEYSTLTGFNITAYKPTITMPYSQLTSSINEKSTVTGQFDKKIVVHPYVGSFYNRRAVYKNMGINYFYTTDSDIPVKYTASVGGGNHASDTSAYKNVLSKISSGNDSQFIQLLTMQNHTPWTFTGRDYNVIEPTDSNADLDTIESYLQGLHYTDNATQAFLDKLNKLKRPVTLVWYGDHWPGIFSFVNTSTDALSAHSTPYFIWQNDAAKKANGTVDVSENYADPSDFTAMVLKMNNMKVDPYWALKTELLEKVPTINNYKRDENGKLSFIDKNGKNIDEKSLTTEQQKLVKDFKLVQYDITTGKNYLLKTKFFQKVK
- the fni gene encoding type 2 isopentenyl-diphosphate Delta-isomerase, which codes for MTESAQSHRKDEHLSLGVKLWRQNAMPVIGATYDDVRWLPNTFPEMSVSEVDASTKLFDHHFKWPFYIEAMTGGSALTGRINMELAEVAAESNIAMAVGSQSIALKEPETRESFTIVRKKNPDGFLFANLGADHPISNVRTAIDMIDANAIELHVNAAQELVMAEGDRKFYWLDNLAEIIAKSPVPVIIKEVGFGMSQSTFKQIANLNPAAINVGGANGTNFSIIEQRRNRLSEAVDLDNYGLSTVESLLEAKMANNHLPLIATGGIQSVNHVITSLMLGASLTSSAGFMLTTLMEKGQKSLLEEINAWQVALPRLFTLLGAQNIAELQHKPLIYSPSLQSFIAQQKASQ
- the hpt gene encoding hypoxanthine phosphoribosyltransferase — translated: MRPLITHPAIKGVLATETDIQAQVQRVANELTSKFENNKERPIFIAVLKGGVIFATDLLRKMPLDVDFDFVDVKSYSGAASTGQVKVVHDVSMDLTNRDVVIVDEIIDSGRTMQWLHNYFELKGASSVTTVALADKKEARVVDFEVDYFGLDVPDEFLVGYGMDYNNFFRNLPVIAIVDFDKVDLIK
- the purB gene encoding adenylosuccinate lyase: MLERYSREQLRDIWSLKNQYQTWLDVEIAVDAGWVAEGHIPTKDLEKIRANARFDVDRIAEIELSTRHDVVAFTRNVSESLGDERKWIHYGLTSTDVVDTAQALRLRQANDIIKQDLQNWREAIKKLALQYKDTVMMGRTHGVHAEPTTFGLKMARFYASATRAIERFDRVAAEVETGKLSGAVGTFANVPPRVEEVAMKELGLTPQPIGSQVLPRDLHADYIQTIALIGTQMEELATEIRSLQRSEIHEVEEGFAKGQKGSSAMPHKRNPIGDENITGLARVLRGYAVTALENVTLWHERDISHSSAERIILADATALLDYMLNRHTSILNNLGVFPDTMKKNMDRTYGLIYSQRLLLSLIDAGLSREQAYDTVQPLTARSWDEQMMFRELVDADPTIQSNLTKEQIDDAFDYHYHLRHVDEIFKRVGLA
- a CDS encoding glycosyltransferase family 2 protein; amino-acid sequence: MSQNVSAVIVTFNRLALLKEVIESLQTQDTKLSHIIVVDNNSKSDTQEYLTSLGNQIEYVRLPENIGGAGGFNKGVRYFMEHTTDDFVWLMDDDTVVHPDTLTELLKFADKQDQFGFLSSDVRWTDGHRALMNQPAPMNRLKVIPEDQVEPVQLQNATFVSLLMKREVVKKIGLPITEFFIWGDDIEYTERAGRVAPGYFVPSAKVTHKMAENVGSSLLNDNENRTPRYFYSYRNKRYYAKKRDFYRRNRALLRMWAEYFQIKFSNTERKQEKLDIFKKGFEAGKTFNPIIEFADDLKEK
- a CDS encoding GtrA family protein, encoding MEKIKLLLTQYQEAILYIVFGGLTMLVNIIAFWLAFQVWHMNSSVSYLFAWFWSIFFAYLTNRTWVFHSTAHDFNTVINEIFQFLVARIATAVIGFVIFYFGVNLLKQDAQIWNVIQNIFVIISNFALSKLVIFKKKA
- a CDS encoding fucose 4-O-acetylase, which codes for MTKKYLNAFLTVIIALIGVVYLTKVAGDLHAFHGLGKLVSYFSWPLLLVGIARLALLEDRKPGDIFDCYLLVSTILAVIGFFITLQVIPVHTPFQFAMGNWWDAISAGALGNEGNLNTPLGEVWTKYPIGWFLMMTPIAMKFAHYMRQKIANKRLLIASAIVLMIAPQYIGEIIDLPFSLNAALLGTGLLVINDSIIVKSTKMRAIWIVLGSIVTIIAAKISGVYFSYGRAENIFVSVFGLIAAIKLIEFLLDFVTIHVKWNMSKKFFSIRLWFFCLY
- a CDS encoding formate/nitrite transporter family protein; protein product: MHTHDEMQVLLVDTVRRKVGYPLRKKVTLGILGGVAISLGFLAAIRAMAPLTALQSPIVSLVGASLFPVGLIMIVFTGQELATGNMFILGYGALNHNLGWLRYFFEVTLITLLNGLGAILLAYIFGHYLGLTKVDIYGKQVAAMAMAKVTPSMPMIFFSAIGANWLVAMGVYLGMVAKDAIGKIVGMWFPVMIFVLIGFNHVIANFFLLPAAYFNGTITLVQMLHNLVPAFLGNTFGGLLLAASLYFTKDKNNA
- the larD gene encoding D/L-lactic acid transporter LarD, which gives rise to MIHQLLAEFMGTALMIVFGVGVHADEVLNRTKYHGSGHLFSITTWGFGIAIVLFIFGEVYINPAMAMAQLILGNIQFEYFLIVSFVEVLGGVFGSIIVYIMYADQFKLSEKDIDPVIVRNIFSTAPAIRNLPRNFFVEMFATFVFLTGILAISAKAGDAPGMVPLAVAFLVWAVGMGLGGTTGFAMNLARDMGPRIAYTIIPWKRRASSDFQYGILVPGIAPFVGAIFAALFSKFYLGL
- a CDS encoding flavodoxin → MKAQVVYATLTGNNEDVADIIIEALENADVTVKKSEISQTEVDELEDVDIAVVVPYTYDQGSLPDEGLDFYDDLADANLEGVVYGVAGSGDTYYLDDYCLAVPKFEKQFSLTNATKGAAGVKINLNPQANDIPTLQKFAQDLIATAKNSK